One genomic window of Triplophysa rosa linkage group LG11, Trosa_1v2, whole genome shotgun sequence includes the following:
- the cramp1 gene encoding protein cramped-like isoform X2, with the protein MVKRKKTPSAFEELENGMTVGQGGGSGVEGPSKPDRKLEGGEDGESVDQASEETSTKRVAEETLNPSSTSSSGSAPTLSTETSSPPGAQVNPIALSSSTPAPNNQDQHHFLRSSVRPPSKRLRKDAASSALNGNGGAKAKGAEAGPSVCVTVAAGSAGSSGGGGASRSAPKGQGPAEKEDGGSQKRVRRQWESWSTEDKNSFFEGLYEHGKDFEAIQNNVALKYKKKGKPASMVKNKEQVRHFYYRTWHKISKHIDFNNVYSRVLKKSSQELYGLICYAELRKKVGGLMDDKNVAKLNELIQQGATTVRSKGRNLRIKAPMCRALKKLCDPDGVSDEEDQKPVRLPLKVAVELQPRSNHSWARVQSLAHNPRLRMVVELHRKVSSLIEFLKQKWAMQDERIRKSLAEREALEGLARSNESEDLFLFPAENCTVTTLPGVARVVHSKASCTVYWQESGRGRTGIRDLPAAHILGIQPARGKSGKSGPMGGDPKRGDGHSVDTSDGGTSAPGLENSVNPPLNTNSSFVTPVSPTLTSSLPIGQEESGTGTAEQETLLGQPQTDPSGQDKETQGELPSVESRTEEPGTVVTSDKGPPQMEPAGRGEEVGGTGRSPQQIREEGWTSQGSENVTLAELYLMLGKPGKLQLEYEWQPKPHPSAPPTAQNVFRCLLRLVSSEVNPKPTPEVCSVGTSPLKSGQEESSVTPPGRTSAGAARSPSCGRPQHAARSKILLNNAGGRILPRSLLASGGDSEGFAVPTTLPPNSSRQLRMFSPNKEAELAFRQQLNSISLSCSDMFSKHRKIGRGRPLRKPLVVQRTLLPRTAGDTSPHVCSFSILSNSSATGTGSFRPIQTRLAPSNRQLPSKSSSTAASPASTSQLSSAIDMAAKSAGIIPGSPCRDVEAPSIDKTLVHAEEAINSTPAAPEQEPDLLDQEPSEESLQNGVSPPSPGGGDSLLAPPSVASLLDISLPGPPEESLPSGEAQTHISDSIIELAINSHYGDGSLLSPPKLNGSDRSKLLPSPCDSWMPSPTHDPQWYPSDSTDSSLGCLLSSLASPDKARRTTLPPSSSTALLGPSLLDGNSHDCFQSRGLPDVAEVDTQLACMMSESSVDYIARFNDLAQELSVTETTLASPVD; encoded by the exons ATGGTGAAGAGAAAGAAGACACCGTCCGCTTTCGAAGAGCTAGAAAATGG GATGACAGTGGGCCAAGGGGGCGGTTCGGGTGTCGAGGGGCCGAGCAAACCGGACCGAAAGCTCGAAGGGGGCGAGGATGGAGAGAGCGTAGATCAGGCGAGCGAGGAGACGAGTACAAAGAGAGTAGCAGAGGAAACACTTAATCCATCAAGCACGTCCAGCTCCGGTTCGGCTCCGACACTTTCTACCGAAACATCAAGCCCGCCCGGAGCCCAGGTGAACCCGATAGCTCTCTCCTCATCCACACCGGCCCCGAACAACCAGGACCAGCATCATTTTCTCCGATCCAGCGTGCGACCTCCGAGCAAGCGGTTACGAAAAGATGCCGCGTCCTCGGCGCTGAACGGTAACGGCGGTGCAAAAGCGAAAG gtgcagaagcaggtccctctgtgtgtgtgacagttgCTGCAGGTTCAGCTGGAAGCTCTGGAGGAGGCGGGGCATCCAGATCTGCCCCAAAGGGCCAGGGCCCTGCAGAGAAGGAAGATGGGGGAAGTCAGAAGCGAGTGCGCAGACAGTGGGAGTCCTGGAGTACTGAGGACAAGAACAGTTTCTTTGAAGGACTTTACGAG CATGGGAAAGATTTTGAGGCCATTCAGAACAATGTTGctcttaaatataaaaagaaaggGAAACCTGCCAGTATGGTGAAGAACAAGGAGCAGGTACGCCATTTCTACTACAGGACCTGGCACAAGATCTCTAAACACATCGATTTCAACAATG TTTATTCCCGTGTTCTAAAGAAGTCCTCACAAGAGCTCTATGGCCTCATCTGCTACGCTGAACTTAGAAAGAAGGTCGGAGGCT TGATGGATGACAAAAATGTGGCCAAACTAAATGAACTTATTCAGCAGGG GGCCACCACCGTGCGTTCCAAAGGCAGAAACCTCAGGATCAAAGCTCCCATGTGCCGTGCTCTGAAGAAACTCTGTGACCCAGATG GTGTGAGCGATGAAGAAGATCAGAAGCCTGTGCGTTTACCCTTGAAGGTTGCTGTGGAGCTTCAGCCAAGAAGCAACCACTCCTGGGCTCGGGTCCAGAGTCTAGCCCATAATCCTCGGCTCAG GATGGTGGTTGAGCTCCACCGGAAGGTCTCCAGTCTCATCGAGTTCCTGAAGCAAAAGTGGGCTATGCAGGATGAACGAATT CGAAAGAGCCTGGCGGAACGAGAAGCTCTAGAGGGCCTGGCCCGGTCTAACGAGTCGGAAGACCTGTTTCTATTTCCCGCAGAGAACTGTACAGTAACTACTTTACCAGGTGTGGCTCGCGTTGTACACTCAAAGGCCTCGTGCACTGTGTACTGGCAGGAGAGTGGGCGTGGCCGCACGGGTATTAGGGATTTACCTGCTGCTCACATTCTTGGAATTCAGCCTGCTAGAGGGAAATCAGGCAAATCTGGACCAATGGGAGGAGACCCTAAAAGAGGCGACGGGCATTCTGTTGATACTTCAGATGGCGGCACTTCAGCTCCAGGGTTGGAGAACAGTGTAAACCCACCCCTTAACACTAACTCTTCCTTTGTTACTCCGGTTAGTCCAAccctcacttcatcacttcctATAGGACAGGAGGAAAGTGGGACGGGGACTGCGGAGCAAGAGACTCTGTTAGGTCAGCCTCAGACTGATCCTAGTGGGCAGGACAAAGAGACTCAGGGAGAACTTCCTTCTGTAGAGAGCAGGACTGAGGAACCTGGAACAGTGGTTACATCAGATAAAGGCCCGCCGCAAATGGAACCCGCAGGGCGTGGTGAGGAAGTGGGTGGGACTGGACGATCTCCTCAGCAAATCAGAGAAGAAGGATGGACCTCACAAGGCTCTGAGAATGTGACACTGGCAGAACTCTACCTCATGCTGGGCAAGCCGGGAAAACTACAGTTGGAGTATGAATGGCAGCCTAAGCCCCACCCCTCAGCCCCACCCACCGCTCAAAATGTGTTTCGGTGTCTCTTGAGACTTGTGTCATCAGAGGTCAACCCCAAACCA ACTCCAGAAGTGTGTTCAGTGGGAACATCACCATTAAAGTCAGGGCAAGAGGAATCGTCTGTTACTCCTCCAGGCAGAACTTCAGCCGGGGCAGCCCGTAGTCCCAGCTGTGGTCGACCGCAACACGCAGCACGCTCTAAAATACTTTTGAATAATGCAG GTGGGAGAATCCTGCCACGTTCTCTGCTGGCCTCCGGCGGTGACAGCGAGGGGTTCGCTGTCCCGACAACTCTGCCTCCCAACAGCTCCCGCCAGTTACGGATGTTCTCTCCTAATAAGGAGGCGGAGCTAGCCTTTCGCCAGCAACTGAACTCCATCAGTCTAAGTTgt TCAGATATGTTTTCAAAGCATAGGAAAATAGGGAGGGGCCGTCCACTGAGGAAACCTCTTGTGGTTCAG AGGACGCTGCTGCCACGAACAGCTGGAGACACTTCACCACACGTGTGCTCCTTCTCCATTCTCTCGAATTCATCTGCTACAG gTACGGGTTCCTTTCGTCCAATTCAAACTCGTCTCGCCCCATCAAACCGCCAGCTTCCTTCAAAATCTTCGTCCACTGCTGCTAGTCCTGCTTCCACTAGTCAGCTATCCA GTGCAATTGACATGGCAGCAAAATCGGCAGGCATTATCCCAGGCAGCCCCTGTCGAGATGTGGAGGCCCCGAGCATTGACAAGACCCTTGTGCATGCTGAAGAAGCCATAAACTCCACACCTGCTGCACCTGAACAAGAGCCTGATCTACTCGATCAGGAGCCTTCTGAG gaaTCGCTTCAGAATGGTGTCTCTCCACCCTCTCCAGGGGGTGGAGACTCTCTTTTAGCCCCTCCTAGTGTTGCTTCCTTATTGGATATATCTCTGCCGGGCCCTCCAGAAGAGTCTCTCCCTTCTGGAGAGGCACAAACTCACATCAGTGACTCTATTATCGAGCTCGCCATCAACTCCCATTATG GTGATGGATCCTTGCTTTCACCTCCTAAGCTTAATGGTAGTGATAGATCTAAGCTCCTCCCCTCTCCATGTGACAGCTGGATGCCGTCTCCCACACATGACCCTCAGTGGTACCCCAGTGACTCTACTGATTCAAGTCTCGGCTGCCTGCTCT CTAGTCTGGCATCTCCTGATAAGGCCAGAAGAACAACCCTCCCCCCATCCAGCAGCACAGCCTTACTTGGACCCAGTCTGCTGGACGGCAACTCCCATGACTGTTTTCAATCCCGTGGCCTGCCTGATGTTGCCGAG GTGGATACTCAGCTGGCCTGTATGATGAGTGAGAGCAGCGTCGACTACATCGCCCGCTTCAATGACCTCGCGCAGGAGCTCTCCGTCACAGAAACGACCCTCGCATCTCCAGTGGACTGA
- the cramp1 gene encoding protein cramped-like isoform X3 has translation MTVGQGGGSGVEGPSKPDRKLEGGEDGESVDQASEETSTKRVAEETLNPSSTSSSGSAPTLSTETSSPPGAQVNPIALSSSTPAPNNQDQHHFLRSSVRPPSKRLRKDAASSALNGNGGAKAKGAEAGPSVCVTVAAGSAGSSGGGGASRSAPKGQGPAEKEDGGSQKRVRRQWESWSTEDKNSFFEGLYEHGKDFEAIQNNVALKYKKKGKPASMVKNKEQVRHFYYRTWHKISKHIDFNNVYSRVLKKSSQELYGLICYAELRKKVGGLMDDKNVAKLNELIQQGATTVRSKGRNLRIKAPMCRALKKLCDPDGVSDEEDQKPVRLPLKVAVELQPRSNHSWARVQSLAHNPRLRMVVELHRKVSSLIEFLKQKWAMQDERIRKSLAEREALEGLARSNESEDLFLFPAENCTVTTLPGVARVVHSKASCTVYWQESGRGRTGIRDLPAAHILGIQPARGKSGKSGPMGGDPKRGDGHSVDTSDGGTSAPGLENSVNPPLNTNSSFVTPVSPTLTSSLPIGQEESGTGTAEQETLLGQPQTDPSGQDKETQGELPSVESRTEEPGTVVTSDKGPPQMEPAGRGEEVGGTGRSPQQIREEGWTSQGSENVTLAELYLMLGKPGKLQLEYEWQPKPHPSAPPTAQNVFRCLLRLVSSEVNPKPTPEVCSVGTSPLKSGQEESSVTPPGRTSAGAARSPSCGRPQHAARSKILLNNAGGRILPRSLLASGGDSEGFAVPTTLPPNSSRQLRMFSPNKEAELAFRQQLNSISLSCSDMFSKHRKIGRGRPLRKPLVVQRTLLPRTAGDTSPHVCSFSILSNSSATGTGSFRPIQTRLAPSNRQLPSKSSSTAASPASTSQLSSAIDMAAKSAGIIPGSPCRDVEAPSIDKTLVHAEEAINSTPAAPEQEPDLLDQEPSEESLQNGVSPPSPGGGDSLLAPPSVASLLDISLPGPPEESLPSGEAQTHISDSIIELAINSHYGDGSLLSPPKLNGSDRSKLLPSPCDSWMPSPTHDPQWYPSDSTDSSLGCLLSSLASPDKARRTTLPPSSSTALLGPSLLDGNSHDCFQSRGLPDVAEVDTQLACMMSESSVDYIARFNDLAQELSVTETTLASPVD, from the exons ATGACAGTGGGCCAAGGGGGCGGTTCGGGTGTCGAGGGGCCGAGCAAACCGGACCGAAAGCTCGAAGGGGGCGAGGATGGAGAGAGCGTAGATCAGGCGAGCGAGGAGACGAGTACAAAGAGAGTAGCAGAGGAAACACTTAATCCATCAAGCACGTCCAGCTCCGGTTCGGCTCCGACACTTTCTACCGAAACATCAAGCCCGCCCGGAGCCCAGGTGAACCCGATAGCTCTCTCCTCATCCACACCGGCCCCGAACAACCAGGACCAGCATCATTTTCTCCGATCCAGCGTGCGACCTCCGAGCAAGCGGTTACGAAAAGATGCCGCGTCCTCGGCGCTGAACGGTAACGGCGGTGCAAAAGCGAAAG gtgcagaagcaggtccctctgtgtgtgtgacagttgCTGCAGGTTCAGCTGGAAGCTCTGGAGGAGGCGGGGCATCCAGATCTGCCCCAAAGGGCCAGGGCCCTGCAGAGAAGGAAGATGGGGGAAGTCAGAAGCGAGTGCGCAGACAGTGGGAGTCCTGGAGTACTGAGGACAAGAACAGTTTCTTTGAAGGACTTTACGAG CATGGGAAAGATTTTGAGGCCATTCAGAACAATGTTGctcttaaatataaaaagaaaggGAAACCTGCCAGTATGGTGAAGAACAAGGAGCAGGTACGCCATTTCTACTACAGGACCTGGCACAAGATCTCTAAACACATCGATTTCAACAATG TTTATTCCCGTGTTCTAAAGAAGTCCTCACAAGAGCTCTATGGCCTCATCTGCTACGCTGAACTTAGAAAGAAGGTCGGAGGCT TGATGGATGACAAAAATGTGGCCAAACTAAATGAACTTATTCAGCAGGG GGCCACCACCGTGCGTTCCAAAGGCAGAAACCTCAGGATCAAAGCTCCCATGTGCCGTGCTCTGAAGAAACTCTGTGACCCAGATG GTGTGAGCGATGAAGAAGATCAGAAGCCTGTGCGTTTACCCTTGAAGGTTGCTGTGGAGCTTCAGCCAAGAAGCAACCACTCCTGGGCTCGGGTCCAGAGTCTAGCCCATAATCCTCGGCTCAG GATGGTGGTTGAGCTCCACCGGAAGGTCTCCAGTCTCATCGAGTTCCTGAAGCAAAAGTGGGCTATGCAGGATGAACGAATT CGAAAGAGCCTGGCGGAACGAGAAGCTCTAGAGGGCCTGGCCCGGTCTAACGAGTCGGAAGACCTGTTTCTATTTCCCGCAGAGAACTGTACAGTAACTACTTTACCAGGTGTGGCTCGCGTTGTACACTCAAAGGCCTCGTGCACTGTGTACTGGCAGGAGAGTGGGCGTGGCCGCACGGGTATTAGGGATTTACCTGCTGCTCACATTCTTGGAATTCAGCCTGCTAGAGGGAAATCAGGCAAATCTGGACCAATGGGAGGAGACCCTAAAAGAGGCGACGGGCATTCTGTTGATACTTCAGATGGCGGCACTTCAGCTCCAGGGTTGGAGAACAGTGTAAACCCACCCCTTAACACTAACTCTTCCTTTGTTACTCCGGTTAGTCCAAccctcacttcatcacttcctATAGGACAGGAGGAAAGTGGGACGGGGACTGCGGAGCAAGAGACTCTGTTAGGTCAGCCTCAGACTGATCCTAGTGGGCAGGACAAAGAGACTCAGGGAGAACTTCCTTCTGTAGAGAGCAGGACTGAGGAACCTGGAACAGTGGTTACATCAGATAAAGGCCCGCCGCAAATGGAACCCGCAGGGCGTGGTGAGGAAGTGGGTGGGACTGGACGATCTCCTCAGCAAATCAGAGAAGAAGGATGGACCTCACAAGGCTCTGAGAATGTGACACTGGCAGAACTCTACCTCATGCTGGGCAAGCCGGGAAAACTACAGTTGGAGTATGAATGGCAGCCTAAGCCCCACCCCTCAGCCCCACCCACCGCTCAAAATGTGTTTCGGTGTCTCTTGAGACTTGTGTCATCAGAGGTCAACCCCAAACCA ACTCCAGAAGTGTGTTCAGTGGGAACATCACCATTAAAGTCAGGGCAAGAGGAATCGTCTGTTACTCCTCCAGGCAGAACTTCAGCCGGGGCAGCCCGTAGTCCCAGCTGTGGTCGACCGCAACACGCAGCACGCTCTAAAATACTTTTGAATAATGCAG GTGGGAGAATCCTGCCACGTTCTCTGCTGGCCTCCGGCGGTGACAGCGAGGGGTTCGCTGTCCCGACAACTCTGCCTCCCAACAGCTCCCGCCAGTTACGGATGTTCTCTCCTAATAAGGAGGCGGAGCTAGCCTTTCGCCAGCAACTGAACTCCATCAGTCTAAGTTgt TCAGATATGTTTTCAAAGCATAGGAAAATAGGGAGGGGCCGTCCACTGAGGAAACCTCTTGTGGTTCAG AGGACGCTGCTGCCACGAACAGCTGGAGACACTTCACCACACGTGTGCTCCTTCTCCATTCTCTCGAATTCATCTGCTACAG gTACGGGTTCCTTTCGTCCAATTCAAACTCGTCTCGCCCCATCAAACCGCCAGCTTCCTTCAAAATCTTCGTCCACTGCTGCTAGTCCTGCTTCCACTAGTCAGCTATCCA GTGCAATTGACATGGCAGCAAAATCGGCAGGCATTATCCCAGGCAGCCCCTGTCGAGATGTGGAGGCCCCGAGCATTGACAAGACCCTTGTGCATGCTGAAGAAGCCATAAACTCCACACCTGCTGCACCTGAACAAGAGCCTGATCTACTCGATCAGGAGCCTTCTGAG gaaTCGCTTCAGAATGGTGTCTCTCCACCCTCTCCAGGGGGTGGAGACTCTCTTTTAGCCCCTCCTAGTGTTGCTTCCTTATTGGATATATCTCTGCCGGGCCCTCCAGAAGAGTCTCTCCCTTCTGGAGAGGCACAAACTCACATCAGTGACTCTATTATCGAGCTCGCCATCAACTCCCATTATG GTGATGGATCCTTGCTTTCACCTCCTAAGCTTAATGGTAGTGATAGATCTAAGCTCCTCCCCTCTCCATGTGACAGCTGGATGCCGTCTCCCACACATGACCCTCAGTGGTACCCCAGTGACTCTACTGATTCAAGTCTCGGCTGCCTGCTCT CTAGTCTGGCATCTCCTGATAAGGCCAGAAGAACAACCCTCCCCCCATCCAGCAGCACAGCCTTACTTGGACCCAGTCTGCTGGACGGCAACTCCCATGACTGTTTTCAATCCCGTGGCCTGCCTGATGTTGCCGAG GTGGATACTCAGCTGGCCTGTATGATGAGTGAGAGCAGCGTCGACTACATCGCCCGCTTCAATGACCTCGCGCAGGAGCTCTCCGTCACAGAAACGACCCTCGCATCTCCAGTGGACTGA
- the cramp1 gene encoding protein cramped-like isoform X1, which yields MNKEVFFDAICRDGARGFETNSGGHVEMTVGQGGGSGVEGPSKPDRKLEGGEDGESVDQASEETSTKRVAEETLNPSSTSSSGSAPTLSTETSSPPGAQVNPIALSSSTPAPNNQDQHHFLRSSVRPPSKRLRKDAASSALNGNGGAKAKGAEAGPSVCVTVAAGSAGSSGGGGASRSAPKGQGPAEKEDGGSQKRVRRQWESWSTEDKNSFFEGLYEHGKDFEAIQNNVALKYKKKGKPASMVKNKEQVRHFYYRTWHKISKHIDFNNVYSRVLKKSSQELYGLICYAELRKKVGGLMDDKNVAKLNELIQQGATTVRSKGRNLRIKAPMCRALKKLCDPDGVSDEEDQKPVRLPLKVAVELQPRSNHSWARVQSLAHNPRLRMVVELHRKVSSLIEFLKQKWAMQDERIRKSLAEREALEGLARSNESEDLFLFPAENCTVTTLPGVARVVHSKASCTVYWQESGRGRTGIRDLPAAHILGIQPARGKSGKSGPMGGDPKRGDGHSVDTSDGGTSAPGLENSVNPPLNTNSSFVTPVSPTLTSSLPIGQEESGTGTAEQETLLGQPQTDPSGQDKETQGELPSVESRTEEPGTVVTSDKGPPQMEPAGRGEEVGGTGRSPQQIREEGWTSQGSENVTLAELYLMLGKPGKLQLEYEWQPKPHPSAPPTAQNVFRCLLRLVSSEVNPKPTPEVCSVGTSPLKSGQEESSVTPPGRTSAGAARSPSCGRPQHAARSKILLNNAGGRILPRSLLASGGDSEGFAVPTTLPPNSSRQLRMFSPNKEAELAFRQQLNSISLSCSDMFSKHRKIGRGRPLRKPLVVQRTLLPRTAGDTSPHVCSFSILSNSSATGTGSFRPIQTRLAPSNRQLPSKSSSTAASPASTSQLSSAIDMAAKSAGIIPGSPCRDVEAPSIDKTLVHAEEAINSTPAAPEQEPDLLDQEPSEESLQNGVSPPSPGGGDSLLAPPSVASLLDISLPGPPEESLPSGEAQTHISDSIIELAINSHYGDGSLLSPPKLNGSDRSKLLPSPCDSWMPSPTHDPQWYPSDSTDSSLGCLLSSLASPDKARRTTLPPSSSTALLGPSLLDGNSHDCFQSRGLPDVAEVDTQLACMMSESSVDYIARFNDLAQELSVTETTLASPVD from the exons ATGAACAAAGAGGTGTTTTTCGATGCGATTTGTCGGGACGGTGCGAGGGGATTTGAAACAAACAGCGGCGGCCATGTTGA GATGACAGTGGGCCAAGGGGGCGGTTCGGGTGTCGAGGGGCCGAGCAAACCGGACCGAAAGCTCGAAGGGGGCGAGGATGGAGAGAGCGTAGATCAGGCGAGCGAGGAGACGAGTACAAAGAGAGTAGCAGAGGAAACACTTAATCCATCAAGCACGTCCAGCTCCGGTTCGGCTCCGACACTTTCTACCGAAACATCAAGCCCGCCCGGAGCCCAGGTGAACCCGATAGCTCTCTCCTCATCCACACCGGCCCCGAACAACCAGGACCAGCATCATTTTCTCCGATCCAGCGTGCGACCTCCGAGCAAGCGGTTACGAAAAGATGCCGCGTCCTCGGCGCTGAACGGTAACGGCGGTGCAAAAGCGAAAG gtgcagaagcaggtccctctgtgtgtgtgacagttgCTGCAGGTTCAGCTGGAAGCTCTGGAGGAGGCGGGGCATCCAGATCTGCCCCAAAGGGCCAGGGCCCTGCAGAGAAGGAAGATGGGGGAAGTCAGAAGCGAGTGCGCAGACAGTGGGAGTCCTGGAGTACTGAGGACAAGAACAGTTTCTTTGAAGGACTTTACGAG CATGGGAAAGATTTTGAGGCCATTCAGAACAATGTTGctcttaaatataaaaagaaaggGAAACCTGCCAGTATGGTGAAGAACAAGGAGCAGGTACGCCATTTCTACTACAGGACCTGGCACAAGATCTCTAAACACATCGATTTCAACAATG TTTATTCCCGTGTTCTAAAGAAGTCCTCACAAGAGCTCTATGGCCTCATCTGCTACGCTGAACTTAGAAAGAAGGTCGGAGGCT TGATGGATGACAAAAATGTGGCCAAACTAAATGAACTTATTCAGCAGGG GGCCACCACCGTGCGTTCCAAAGGCAGAAACCTCAGGATCAAAGCTCCCATGTGCCGTGCTCTGAAGAAACTCTGTGACCCAGATG GTGTGAGCGATGAAGAAGATCAGAAGCCTGTGCGTTTACCCTTGAAGGTTGCTGTGGAGCTTCAGCCAAGAAGCAACCACTCCTGGGCTCGGGTCCAGAGTCTAGCCCATAATCCTCGGCTCAG GATGGTGGTTGAGCTCCACCGGAAGGTCTCCAGTCTCATCGAGTTCCTGAAGCAAAAGTGGGCTATGCAGGATGAACGAATT CGAAAGAGCCTGGCGGAACGAGAAGCTCTAGAGGGCCTGGCCCGGTCTAACGAGTCGGAAGACCTGTTTCTATTTCCCGCAGAGAACTGTACAGTAACTACTTTACCAGGTGTGGCTCGCGTTGTACACTCAAAGGCCTCGTGCACTGTGTACTGGCAGGAGAGTGGGCGTGGCCGCACGGGTATTAGGGATTTACCTGCTGCTCACATTCTTGGAATTCAGCCTGCTAGAGGGAAATCAGGCAAATCTGGACCAATGGGAGGAGACCCTAAAAGAGGCGACGGGCATTCTGTTGATACTTCAGATGGCGGCACTTCAGCTCCAGGGTTGGAGAACAGTGTAAACCCACCCCTTAACACTAACTCTTCCTTTGTTACTCCGGTTAGTCCAAccctcacttcatcacttcctATAGGACAGGAGGAAAGTGGGACGGGGACTGCGGAGCAAGAGACTCTGTTAGGTCAGCCTCAGACTGATCCTAGTGGGCAGGACAAAGAGACTCAGGGAGAACTTCCTTCTGTAGAGAGCAGGACTGAGGAACCTGGAACAGTGGTTACATCAGATAAAGGCCCGCCGCAAATGGAACCCGCAGGGCGTGGTGAGGAAGTGGGTGGGACTGGACGATCTCCTCAGCAAATCAGAGAAGAAGGATGGACCTCACAAGGCTCTGAGAATGTGACACTGGCAGAACTCTACCTCATGCTGGGCAAGCCGGGAAAACTACAGTTGGAGTATGAATGGCAGCCTAAGCCCCACCCCTCAGCCCCACCCACCGCTCAAAATGTGTTTCGGTGTCTCTTGAGACTTGTGTCATCAGAGGTCAACCCCAAACCA ACTCCAGAAGTGTGTTCAGTGGGAACATCACCATTAAAGTCAGGGCAAGAGGAATCGTCTGTTACTCCTCCAGGCAGAACTTCAGCCGGGGCAGCCCGTAGTCCCAGCTGTGGTCGACCGCAACACGCAGCACGCTCTAAAATACTTTTGAATAATGCAG GTGGGAGAATCCTGCCACGTTCTCTGCTGGCCTCCGGCGGTGACAGCGAGGGGTTCGCTGTCCCGACAACTCTGCCTCCCAACAGCTCCCGCCAGTTACGGATGTTCTCTCCTAATAAGGAGGCGGAGCTAGCCTTTCGCCAGCAACTGAACTCCATCAGTCTAAGTTgt TCAGATATGTTTTCAAAGCATAGGAAAATAGGGAGGGGCCGTCCACTGAGGAAACCTCTTGTGGTTCAG AGGACGCTGCTGCCACGAACAGCTGGAGACACTTCACCACACGTGTGCTCCTTCTCCATTCTCTCGAATTCATCTGCTACAG gTACGGGTTCCTTTCGTCCAATTCAAACTCGTCTCGCCCCATCAAACCGCCAGCTTCCTTCAAAATCTTCGTCCACTGCTGCTAGTCCTGCTTCCACTAGTCAGCTATCCA GTGCAATTGACATGGCAGCAAAATCGGCAGGCATTATCCCAGGCAGCCCCTGTCGAGATGTGGAGGCCCCGAGCATTGACAAGACCCTTGTGCATGCTGAAGAAGCCATAAACTCCACACCTGCTGCACCTGAACAAGAGCCTGATCTACTCGATCAGGAGCCTTCTGAG gaaTCGCTTCAGAATGGTGTCTCTCCACCCTCTCCAGGGGGTGGAGACTCTCTTTTAGCCCCTCCTAGTGTTGCTTCCTTATTGGATATATCTCTGCCGGGCCCTCCAGAAGAGTCTCTCCCTTCTGGAGAGGCACAAACTCACATCAGTGACTCTATTATCGAGCTCGCCATCAACTCCCATTATG GTGATGGATCCTTGCTTTCACCTCCTAAGCTTAATGGTAGTGATAGATCTAAGCTCCTCCCCTCTCCATGTGACAGCTGGATGCCGTCTCCCACACATGACCCTCAGTGGTACCCCAGTGACTCTACTGATTCAAGTCTCGGCTGCCTGCTCT CTAGTCTGGCATCTCCTGATAAGGCCAGAAGAACAACCCTCCCCCCATCCAGCAGCACAGCCTTACTTGGACCCAGTCTGCTGGACGGCAACTCCCATGACTGTTTTCAATCCCGTGGCCTGCCTGATGTTGCCGAG GTGGATACTCAGCTGGCCTGTATGATGAGTGAGAGCAGCGTCGACTACATCGCCCGCTTCAATGACCTCGCGCAGGAGCTCTCCGTCACAGAAACGACCCTCGCATCTCCAGTGGACTGA